The following are encoded in a window of Acropora muricata isolate sample 2 chromosome 6, ASM3666990v1, whole genome shotgun sequence genomic DNA:
- the LOC136920379 gene encoding ankyrin repeat and SAM domain-containing protein 3-like, whose protein sequence is MENVPSKDFSLKSTFTDINDCSNLWNDDEIVKMDLYTACSVGLYNCVRQLLADGMEIVDLDQPNCDGWTPLMYAAYVGHDNIVNLLLDFPVDVNGRTRNRKKNYGATPLMLASSCGNDTVVYFLLQNGAKIDAQDNRGWTSLYYATYQGHANVAKMLLDNDADSEIRDHDMGMTPLLVAAREGHEVIFEMLLRHGASLQTSTRLGEDARTLAHRHRKNTVINIIDHQLFQHQPNYLLRSEPGLLLGNEDSDVIDSENRVSSGLQERSIVPMSRIKDGPEAFAKLIDGKKNGGEPINIPTPLGKQLQNVRVRGSPLNLAVSPEATVGSFEDHFFINCGRTVESASLHRRLQKVNSTEKCAINISPQQRDIGVPTALPTLSKFLEELKLTKYLSVFEENNVDFSTLLTFTENDLKEVGIAVFGPRRKIFIALSHWKKEKNKPSTEQAVSKLTSEAKQLQHRLNVEEDLQHIVESRLMEGKEKQKEIHNSVSKLQEHFKQLEEEEEVLKVVNEELDKNTNLSKDQAKELQDTFQCCTPNLESLACQGRTEIL, encoded by the exons ATGGAAAACGTGCCCTCAAAGGATTTTTCACTAAAATCCACGTTTACCGACATAAATGACTGCAGCAATCTATGGAACGATGATGAAATTGTCAAAATGGACCTTTACACGGCGTGCTCTGTTGGTCTTTACAACTGCGTTCGGCAACTCCTGGCGGATGGAATGGAAATTGTTGACCTCGATCAGCCGAACTGTGACGGATGGACGCCACTTATGTATGCCGCTTATGTCGGCCACGATAACATAGTCAACCTTCTTCTTGATTTCCCTGTGGATGTGAATGGAAGGACGCGAAATAGGAAAAAGAACTATGGGGCAACGCCGTTAATGCTTGCTTCCAGCTGTGGAAACGACACTGTGGTTTACTTTCTTCTGCAGAATGGTGCGAAGATCGATGCTCAAGATAACAGAGGATGGACTAGTCTTTATTATGCTACCTACCAAGGACATGCGAATGTTGCAAAAATGCTACTAGACAATGATGCCGACAGCGAGATCAG AGACCATGATATGGGAATGACACCACTTTTGGTTGCAGCAAGGGAAGGACATGAAGTCATATTTGAAATGCTTCTCAGACATGGTGCAAGCCTTCAAACAAGCACAAGACTTGGAGAAGACGCACGTACTTTAGCTCACCGGCATAGAAAGAATACGGTGATTAATATTATTGACCATCAGCTTTTTCAACATCAGCCAAACTATTTGCTTCGAAGTGAACCTGGTTTGTTACTAGGTAATGAAGACAGTGATGTTATTGATAGTGAAAACAGAGTGTCCAGTGGGCTTCAAGAGAGAAGTATTGTTCCCATGTCAAGGATAAAGGATGGTCCAGAAGCCTTTGCTAAGTTAATTGATGGTAAAAAAAATGGAGGTGAGCCAATTAATATTCCCACTCCATTGGGAAAACAACTCCAAAATGTGCGAGTTAGGGGAAGCCCACTAAATCTTGCTGTGTCTCCTGAGGCAACAGTTGGAAGTTTTGAGGACCATTTCTTCATCAACTGTGGTAGGACAGTGGAGAGTGCAAGTTTGCATAGGCGGTTGCAGAAAGTAAATAGCACGGAGAAGTGTGCCATCAACATAAGTCCACAGCAGCGTGACATTGGTGTTCCTACTGCCCTACCAACTCTATCCAAATTTCTTGAagaactgaaattaacaaaataCCTCTCAGTATTTGAAGAAAACAATGTTGATTTCAGCACATTATTGACATTTACAGAAAATGACCTAAAAGAAGTTGGGATAGCAGTATTTGGCCCCAGGAGGAAAATATTTATAGCCCTCTCTCActggaagaaggaaaaaaataagcCAAGTACTGAACAAGCTGTTTCAAAGCTCACTTCCGAGGCAAAACAGCTCCAACATCGCCTTAATGTAGAGGAAGATTTGCAGCACATCGTGGAAAGCCGTCTGATGGAAGGGAAGGAAAAACAGAAAGAGATACACAACAGTGTATCTAAGTTGCAAGAGCATTTCAaacagcttgaagaagaagaggaagtaCTTAAAGTTGTGAATGAGGAATTAGATAAGAACACCAACTTATCCAAAGATCAGGCAAAGGAACTGCAAGATACATTTCAATGTTGCACCCCAAATCTGGAGAGCCTTGCTTGCCAAGGTAGAACTGAAATATTATGA